One region of Bosea sp. 29B genomic DNA includes:
- a CDS encoding MaoC family dehydratase yields MLYFEDFVPGSVNEYGSLPVSQDDILAFARRFDAQDFHIDPDKAKASFVGSLIGSGWHSCALLMRLAAETFFLDTTSMGSPGVEEVKWLRPVKPGDTLRLRWTIAETKESRSRPEMGLVKFRFELINQRSEPVVEQTNWVMFGRRGSGFEAVPGDWLAHSASYQAPELITAVEPPTQPTAPPRYFDELVIGDSYELGSLVFTPQEIVAFARSFDPQPFHMDEEAARKSSFGSLCASGWHTAAGWMAAMVSHRRRQEAMLAPTAAPRLGPSPGFKNLRWLKPVYAGDRITYHSAVADKRPSFSRPDWGLFFHHNTGINQKGETVLSFDGCVFIERKPA; encoded by the coding sequence ATGCTCTACTTCGAGGACTTCGTCCCGGGCTCGGTCAACGAGTACGGCTCGCTTCCTGTCTCACAGGACGACATCCTCGCTTTCGCAAGGCGTTTCGACGCGCAGGACTTCCACATCGATCCCGACAAGGCCAAGGCGAGCTTCGTCGGCTCGCTGATCGGCTCCGGCTGGCACAGCTGTGCGCTGCTGATGCGGCTCGCCGCTGAGACCTTCTTCCTCGATACGACCTCGATGGGCTCGCCGGGTGTCGAGGAGGTCAAGTGGCTGCGCCCAGTCAAGCCCGGCGACACGCTGCGCCTGCGCTGGACCATCGCCGAGACCAAGGAATCGCGCTCGCGACCGGAGATGGGGCTGGTGAAGTTCCGCTTCGAGCTCATCAACCAGCGCAGCGAGCCGGTGGTCGAGCAGACCAACTGGGTGATGTTCGGCCGCCGCGGTTCGGGTTTCGAGGCCGTACCCGGCGACTGGCTGGCGCATTCCGCCAGTTATCAGGCACCGGAGCTGATCACCGCGGTCGAGCCGCCCACGCAACCAACCGCCCCTCCCCGCTATTTCGACGAGCTCGTGATCGGCGACAGCTATGAGCTCGGCAGCCTCGTCTTCACGCCGCAGGAGATCGTCGCCTTCGCCCGCTCCTTCGACCCGCAGCCCTTCCATATGGATGAGGAGGCAGCGCGCAAGAGTTCGTTCGGCAGCCTCTGCGCCTCGGGCTGGCACACGGCGGCGGGCTGGATGGCAGCGATGGTCAGCCACCGCCGCCGACAGGAGGCCATGCTGGCGCCGACCGCGGCCCCTCGGCTTGGCCCCTCACCCGGCTTCAAGAACCTGCGCTGGCTGAAACCGGTCTATGCCGGCGACCGCATCACCTATCACTCGGCCGTCGCCGACAAGCGCCCGAGTTTCTCGCGGCCAGACTGGGGCCTGTTCTTCCACCACAACACCGGCATCAACCAGAAGGGCGAGACAGTGCTGAGCTTCGACGGCTGCGTCTTCATCGAACGCAAGCCGGCCTGA
- a CDS encoding NAD(P)H-binding protein has product MILVTGATGHVGGAVVRRLAAAGHDVVAMVRDPRTAAEQLPPGIALRVADYDDASALRGAFAGIDEVVLISSDGDANAVMRHHANAIEAAAAAGARHIVFTSIVDVDDRSPFYFAPVYRDAERRLAACGVPTTILRCSLYCEFILEHWLSSSRASGELALPAEDGRVAPISRDDVAAAVAAVAANPDKTASIHALTGNPALGFGEMTAAYGETVGRQISYRPCSIDEYRTAATAQLEDPWPAAFSTLCASIAQGRYSGISNDFAALMGREPESCQDVFRRKMPAAKA; this is encoded by the coding sequence ATGATCCTGGTCACGGGAGCCACCGGCCATGTGGGCGGTGCGGTCGTTCGCAGGTTGGCGGCGGCCGGACACGATGTGGTCGCGATGGTTCGGGACCCTCGAACCGCTGCGGAACAGCTGCCGCCTGGAATCGCGCTGCGCGTTGCCGACTACGATGATGCCTCCGCCCTGAGGGGCGCTTTCGCGGGTATCGATGAGGTTGTCCTGATATCGAGCGACGGCGACGCGAACGCGGTGATGCGCCATCACGCCAACGCCATCGAGGCGGCTGCCGCGGCAGGCGCGAGGCATATCGTTTTCACCAGCATCGTCGATGTCGACGATCGGTCGCCGTTCTACTTCGCACCTGTCTATCGCGACGCGGAGCGTCGCCTTGCAGCTTGCGGCGTGCCCACGACCATCCTCCGATGCAGCCTGTATTGCGAGTTCATTCTCGAGCACTGGCTTTCTTCCAGTCGGGCGTCGGGGGAGCTGGCGCTGCCCGCAGAGGACGGCCGGGTCGCACCAATCTCACGAGATGACGTAGCGGCCGCTGTGGCGGCGGTCGCTGCCAACCCCGACAAGACCGCCAGCATCCATGCGCTCACCGGAAATCCAGCGCTGGGCTTCGGCGAGATGACCGCCGCTTATGGCGAAACGGTCGGCAGGCAGATCAGCTACCGTCCCTGCTCCATCGACGAATACCGGACCGCAGCAACCGCGCAGCTCGAAGATCCCTGGCCTGCCGCATTCTCCACCTTGTGCGCGTCGATCGCACAGGGCCGCTACAGCGGGATCTCCAACGACTTCGCCGCCCTGATGGGCCGTGAGCCGGAGAGCTGCCAGGACGTCTTCCGTCGCAAGATGCCCGCCGCGAAGGCCTGA
- a CDS encoding sensor domain-containing diguanylate cyclase: MKLSRYLLDSLDALGIGVCEYDEQMRALCWNQTFLQIFPEDVGEIYVGEPYADNLERFYRLRLSPEEMPEIARHVAEGVTRHENQTQPFEFIHNGRKLRASSLRAPDGGRVRLWQTLDVETPSEAAPELVLPVMDALRFIPDGATILDAKQRVIATNNAFRRLYDLPSGTPVVGRTLDEIIAWCWRGASPMGAWRAAISNGLRYDGVPFEIELPGQRWLRLIARHSKGGVSFFTHADITVAKRQQMELLEAQEALRRANAALAELAETDGLTGLANRRRFVTRLADAAARPEPLALMMIDVDHFKTINDRFGHLVGDACLKAIAEVIAAQVTQASALVARIGGEEFGVLLGDASIEAAKEVATTIRRALRRVPWRLLHDELTGVTVSIGLCAGKGPLDGTSLHANADEALYAAKRNGRDRIELASPPAAAVSRRIAG, encoded by the coding sequence ATGAAGCTCTCGCGCTATCTGCTCGACTCGCTTGACGCCCTCGGTATCGGCGTTTGCGAATACGATGAGCAGATGCGGGCGCTGTGCTGGAACCAGACCTTCCTGCAGATTTTCCCCGAGGACGTGGGCGAGATCTATGTCGGCGAGCCCTATGCCGACAATCTCGAGCGCTTCTATCGGCTCCGGCTCTCGCCTGAGGAGATGCCGGAGATCGCGCGGCATGTCGCCGAAGGCGTGACCCGCCACGAGAACCAGACGCAGCCCTTCGAATTCATCCATAACGGCCGCAAGCTGCGCGCCTCCTCGCTGCGGGCTCCGGATGGCGGCCGCGTGCGGCTCTGGCAGACGCTCGATGTCGAGACCCCTTCCGAGGCGGCCCCCGAATTGGTGTTGCCGGTCATGGACGCGCTGCGCTTCATCCCCGATGGCGCCACCATCCTCGACGCGAAGCAGCGGGTGATCGCTACCAACAACGCCTTCCGGCGGCTCTACGACCTGCCCAGCGGTACGCCTGTGGTCGGCCGCACCTTGGACGAGATCATCGCCTGGTGCTGGCGCGGCGCCTCGCCCATGGGCGCCTGGCGGGCGGCGATCAGCAACGGCTTGCGCTATGACGGCGTGCCCTTTGAGATCGAATTGCCCGGGCAGCGCTGGCTCCGGCTGATCGCGCGGCATAGCAAAGGTGGCGTCAGCTTCTTCACCCATGCCGACATCACCGTCGCCAAGCGCCAGCAGATGGAGCTGCTGGAAGCGCAGGAGGCGCTGCGCCGGGCCAATGCGGCGCTGGCGGAGCTGGCGGAAACCGACGGCCTGACCGGCCTCGCCAATCGCCGCCGCTTCGTCACCCGCCTCGCCGATGCCGCTGCCCGGCCGGAGCCGCTGGCGCTGATGATGATCGACGTCGACCACTTCAAGACGATCAACGACCGCTTCGGCCATCTCGTCGGGGACGCCTGCCTCAAGGCCATCGCTGAAGTCATCGCGGCTCAGGTCACCCAGGCTTCGGCGCTGGTCGCCCGGATCGGCGGCGAGGAATTCGGCGTCCTGCTCGGCGATGCGTCGATCGAGGCTGCGAAGGAGGTGGCGACGACCATCCGCCGCGCCTTGCGGCGCGTGCCCTGGCGCCTGCTTCATGACGAATTGACCGGCGTGACCGTCTCGATCGGCCTGTGCGCCGGGAAGGGGCCGCTGGACGGCACCAGCCTCCATGCCAATGCCGACGAGGCGCTCTATGCCGCCAAGCGCAACGGCCGCGACCGCATCGAGCTGGCGAGCCCGCCGGCGGCAGCGGTTTCCCGGCGCATTGCCGGATAG
- a CDS encoding class II aldolase/adducin family protein: protein MTEAALRQEIVEVAQAIDRAGFCPSKSGNVSARFGDGFLITPSGLPYARTMPEDLIYLALDGTVLSGSRKPSSEWPFHVAIYKARPDAQAIVHTHSPRATALSCARRGIPAFHYMIALCGGSDVRCAEYATFGSPELAENAVRALDGRKAVLLANHGVIALGASLAGAHTIVAEVENLAGEYLDLLASRLEPVILDEAEMERVSAKFAGYGKVG, encoded by the coding sequence ATGACCGAAGCGGCGTTGCGGCAGGAGATCGTCGAGGTCGCGCAGGCGATCGACCGCGCCGGCTTCTGCCCGTCGAAATCCGGCAATGTCTCGGCCCGCTTCGGCGACGGGTTCCTGATCACGCCATCGGGGCTGCCCTATGCGCGGACAATGCCAGAGGACCTGATTTATCTCGCCCTCGACGGAACGGTCCTGAGCGGTAGCCGCAAGCCGTCCTCGGAATGGCCGTTCCATGTCGCGATCTACAAGGCGCGACCGGATGCGCAGGCGATCGTCCACACCCATTCGCCGCGTGCCACGGCGCTGTCCTGCGCCCGGCGCGGCATCCCCGCCTTCCACTACATGATCGCGCTCTGCGGCGGCTCTGATGTGCGCTGCGCTGAGTACGCCACCTTCGGTTCGCCGGAGCTGGCGGAGAATGCGGTCAGGGCGCTGGACGGCCGCAAGGCGGTGCTGCTCGCTAATCACGGCGTGATCGCGCTGGGCGCGAGCCTGGCGGGTGCGCACACCATCGTCGCCGAGGTCGAGAATCTCGCCGGTGAGTATCTCGATTTGCTCGCGTCGAGGCTTGAGCCGGTGATCCTCGACGAAGCCGAGATGGAGCGCGTCTCGGCGAAATTCGCGGGATACGGGAAGGTCGGCTGA
- the mtnA gene encoding S-methyl-5-thioribose-1-phosphate isomerase: MKIHGRHYRTIWLDEDGWGVVVIDQTRLPFHFETVRLATAEEAAHAIRHMTVRGAPLIGATAAYGVALALRVDASDAALEKALALLGATRPTAVNLHWALARMRRRLIDLPQAERAAAAYAEAGAICDEDVALCHAIGEHGLGVIREIAAKKPAGAPVHILTHCNAGWLATVDWGTALAPIYLAHDAGIPVHVWVDETRPRNQGAALTAYELGSHGVPHAVIVDNAGGHLMQHGQVDMVIVGTDRTTATGDVANKIGTYLKALAAKDNGVPFYVALPSPTIDWTLNDGPKEIPIEERSQREVTHLFGQSEDGRTGFFQVAAPGSAACNPAFDVTPARLVTGLITERGIAPASAEGLRRLFPDLAQGQAA, from the coding sequence ATGAAGATCCACGGGCGCCATTACCGCACCATCTGGCTCGACGAGGATGGTTGGGGAGTTGTCGTCATCGACCAGACGCGGCTGCCCTTCCATTTCGAGACGGTGAGGCTGGCGACTGCCGAAGAAGCCGCGCATGCGATCCGCCACATGACGGTGCGCGGCGCGCCCCTCATCGGCGCGACCGCGGCCTATGGCGTCGCGTTGGCACTGCGGGTCGATGCCTCCGATGCGGCGTTGGAAAAGGCGCTTGCGCTGCTGGGCGCGACCCGGCCGACGGCGGTCAACCTGCACTGGGCGCTGGCGCGGATGCGCCGGCGCCTGATCGACCTGCCGCAAGCCGAGCGGGCCGCTGCGGCTTATGCCGAGGCGGGGGCGATCTGCGACGAGGACGTCGCGCTCTGCCACGCCATCGGCGAGCATGGGCTCGGCGTGATCCGTGAGATCGCGGCGAAGAAGCCGGCGGGCGCGCCGGTCCATATCCTGACCCACTGCAATGCCGGCTGGCTCGCCACCGTCGACTGGGGCACGGCGCTGGCGCCGATCTATCTGGCGCATGACGCCGGCATTCCCGTCCATGTCTGGGTCGACGAGACCCGGCCGCGCAATCAGGGCGCGGCTCTGACCGCCTATGAGCTCGGCAGCCATGGGGTGCCGCATGCGGTGATCGTCGACAATGCCGGCGGCCACCTGATGCAGCATGGCCAGGTCGACATGGTGATCGTCGGCACCGACCGGACGACCGCCACCGGCGATGTCGCAAACAAGATCGGCACCTATCTCAAGGCGCTGGCGGCGAAGGACAATGGCGTGCCGTTCTATGTGGCGCTGCCCTCGCCGACGATCGACTGGACGCTCAATGACGGGCCGAAGGAGATCCCGATCGAGGAGCGCAGCCAGCGCGAGGTCACGCATCTGTTCGGCCAGAGCGAGGATGGCCGCACCGGCTTCTTCCAGGTTGCGGCGCCGGGCAGCGCGGCCTGTAATCCGGCTTTCGACGTGACGCCGGCGCGGCTCGTCACCGGCTTGATCACCGAACGTGGCATTGCACCGGCCAGCGCCGAGGGGCTGCGCCGGCTCTTTCCAGATCTTGCTCAGGGACAGGCGGCATGA
- a CDS encoding adenine phosphoribosyltransferase — MDRSALDDLKNAIRTIPDYPAPGIQFRDITTLLGDARAFRRAVDELVQPFAGLKIAKIAGIEARGFILGGAVAHQLSAGFVPVRKKGKLPHETVGMPYSLEYGADEIEVHKDAVSRGERILLVDDLVATGGTAEAAVKLLSSLGAEVVAACFIIDLPDLGGADKIRRLGVPVRTLVSFAGH, encoded by the coding sequence ATGGACCGCAGCGCGCTCGACGATCTGAAGAATGCGATCCGGACGATCCCCGATTATCCGGCACCGGGAATCCAGTTCCGCGACATCACCACACTGCTCGGCGATGCCCGCGCCTTCCGCCGGGCGGTCGACGAGCTGGTGCAGCCCTTCGCTGGCCTGAAGATCGCCAAGATCGCCGGCATCGAGGCCCGCGGCTTCATCCTCGGCGGCGCCGTGGCGCATCAGCTCTCGGCCGGCTTCGTGCCGGTGCGCAAGAAGGGCAAGCTGCCGCATGAGACGGTCGGCATGCCCTATTCGCTTGAATACGGCGCCGACGAGATCGAGGTGCACAAGGATGCGGTCTCGCGCGGCGAGCGCATCCTCCTGGTCGACGACCTCGTCGCGACCGGCGGCACGGCGGAGGCAGCAGTGAAGCTGCTCTCCTCGCTCGGGGCCGAGGTCGTCGCCGCCTGCTTCATCATCGACCTGCCGGATCTCGGCGGCGCCGACAAGATCAGGCGGCTCGGCGTGCCGGTGCGCACGCTGGTCTCCTTCGCGGGGCATTGA
- a CDS encoding S-methyl-5'-thioadenosine phosphorylase — MAEAVLGIIGGSGIYDLPGLTDLREERIESPWGEPSDVLRIGRMGETKIVFLPRHGRGHAIPPSEINYRANIDVLKRAGVTDLVSLSACGSYKAELYPGLFVLVDQFVDRTAGRASSFFGKGCVAHVSVAHPVGPALQERIVAAATAEDLPFMRGGTLVTMEGPQFSTLAESLTYKGLGYDLIGMTAMPEAKLAREAEITYATVAMVTDYDCWHEEHGAVDVASVIAVLHANADKARRLVARLAADFPREREACPAGSHNALDFAIVTAPEHRDPRLVAKLDAVAGRVLKAQG, encoded by the coding sequence ATGGCTGAAGCGGTTCTGGGCATCATCGGCGGCTCCGGCATCTACGACTTGCCGGGCCTGACCGATCTGCGCGAGGAGCGGATCGAGAGCCCGTGGGGCGAGCCGTCCGACGTGCTCAGGATCGGGCGGATGGGAGAGACGAAGATCGTCTTCCTGCCGCGCCATGGCCGCGGCCATGCGATCCCTCCCTCGGAGATCAACTACCGCGCCAATATCGACGTGCTGAAGCGGGCAGGGGTGACCGACCTCGTCTCGCTCTCGGCCTGCGGCTCCTACAAGGCGGAGCTCTATCCCGGGCTGTTCGTGCTGGTCGACCAGTTCGTCGATCGCACGGCCGGTCGTGCCAGCTCCTTCTTCGGCAAGGGCTGCGTCGCCCATGTCTCGGTGGCGCATCCGGTCGGCCCGGCCTTGCAGGAGCGGATCGTCGCTGCGGCGACGGCGGAGGATCTGCCTTTCATGCGGGGCGGCACGCTCGTCACCATGGAAGGCCCGCAATTCTCGACATTGGCGGAATCGCTGACCTATAAGGGCCTCGGCTACGACCTGATCGGCATGACGGCGATGCCGGAAGCCAAGCTCGCCCGAGAGGCCGAGATCACCTATGCCACCGTCGCGATGGTGACCGACTATGATTGCTGGCACGAGGAGCATGGCGCGGTCGACGTCGCCTCCGTGATCGCCGTGCTGCACGCGAATGCCGACAAGGCACGTCGGCTGGTGGCGCGGCTCGCCGCCGATTTCCCGCGCGAGCGCGAGGCCTGCCCGGCCGGCTCGCACAACGCGCTGGACTTCGCCATCGTCACGGCGCCGGAGCATCGCGATCCCAGGCTCGTGGCCAAGCTCGATGCGGTGGCCGGGCGCGTGCTGAAGGCGCAGGGCTGA
- a CDS encoding cytochrome c1, which yields MSKMSLRLSLAGLVTGLAIAAASPVLAAEGGPKPAAQRWSFAGPFGKFDQAQLQRGFKVAKEVCANCHAMSLIRFRNLAQPGGPGFTPSQVAALAASYTNIKDGPNDTGEMFERPGRAADAFPAPFANEQAARAANGGAYPPPIDMLAKARTYTRGFPTFIFDIFTQYQEQGPDYIVALLTGYAEPPADVKLLPGQNYNNYMPGHLIAMPKPLSDGQVEYPKGADGKSPVPETVEQYSKDVAAFMVWMAEPHLEARKRMGFQVMIFLALFAGLLYFTKKKIWSRLPDHASAH from the coding sequence ATGAGCAAGATGTCCCTCCGCCTGTCGCTCGCCGGTCTCGTCACTGGCCTTGCCATCGCTGCCGCCTCGCCGGTCCTGGCCGCCGAAGGCGGCCCGAAGCCGGCGGCGCAGCGCTGGTCGTTCGCCGGTCCGTTCGGCAAGTTCGACCAGGCGCAGCTGCAGCGCGGCTTCAAGGTCGCCAAGGAAGTCTGCGCCAACTGCCACGCGATGAGCCTGATCCGGTTCCGCAACCTGGCGCAGCCGGGCGGCCCGGGCTTCACGCCGTCGCAGGTCGCAGCACTCGCCGCGAGCTATACGAACATCAAGGATGGCCCGAACGATACGGGCGAGATGTTCGAGCGCCCCGGCCGTGCGGCCGACGCCTTCCCGGCGCCGTTCGCGAACGAGCAGGCGGCCCGCGCGGCCAATGGCGGCGCCTATCCGCCGCCGATCGACATGCTCGCCAAGGCGCGCACCTATACGCGCGGCTTCCCCACCTTCATCTTCGACATCTTCACCCAGTATCAGGAGCAGGGGCCGGACTACATCGTCGCGCTCCTGACCGGCTATGCCGAGCCGCCGGCTGATGTGAAGCTGCTGCCGGGGCAGAACTATAACAACTACATGCCCGGCCACCTGATTGCGATGCCGAAGCCGCTGAGCGACGGCCAGGTCGAATACCCGAAGGGTGCGGACGGCAAGTCACCGGTGCCGGAGACGGTCGAGCAGTACTCCAAGGACGTCGCCGCCTTCATGGTCTGGATGGCGGAGCCGCATCTCGAAGCGCGCAAGCGCATGGGCTTCCAGGTGATGATCTTCCTCGCGCTCTTCGCCGGCCTGCTCTACTTTACCAAGAAGAAGATCTGGTCGCGCCTGCCCGACCACGCCTCGGCGCACTGA
- a CDS encoding cytochrome b/b6 has protein sequence MSGHSTYQPKTGIERWLDARLPIVRLMHDSAVSYPVPRNLNLLWTFGGILAFMLVAQIITGVILAMHYTPNATMAFNSVEHIMRDVNFGWLLRYLHSNGASMFFVAVYIHIFRGLYYGSYKAPREVLWILGVIIFLLMMATAFMGYVLPWGQMSFWGATVITNLFSALPVIGETIVTFLWGGYSVDNPTLNRFFSLHFLLPFMIAGVVGLHIWALHHVGQNNPTGVEVKDVKKDTVPFTPYATIKDLFGMVCFMLVFAWFVFYQPNFMGHADNYIPANPASTPAHIVPEWYFLPFYAILRAIPDKLGGVLAMGGAIVILAFLPWIDTSKVKSMTYRPIARQFFWMFVLVCIGLGYLGAMPADEPYVTISRILTVLYFGFFVALALIGIFERPAPLPTSIADSVLGGSGARLGHATASAPQAKG, from the coding sequence ATGAGCGGTCACAGCACCTACCAACCGAAGACCGGGATCGAGCGCTGGCTCGATGCGCGGCTGCCGATCGTGCGGCTGATGCACGATTCCGCGGTTTCCTATCCGGTGCCGCGCAACCTCAACCTGCTGTGGACCTTCGGCGGCATCCTCGCCTTCATGCTGGTGGCGCAGATCATCACCGGCGTGATCCTGGCGATGCACTACACGCCGAACGCGACCATGGCGTTCAACTCCGTCGAGCACATCATGCGCGACGTGAATTTCGGCTGGCTGCTGCGCTACCTGCACTCCAACGGCGCCTCGATGTTCTTCGTGGCGGTCTACATCCACATCTTCCGCGGCCTGTACTACGGTTCGTACAAGGCGCCGCGCGAGGTGCTCTGGATCCTCGGCGTCATCATCTTCCTGCTGATGATGGCCACGGCCTTCATGGGCTACGTGCTGCCCTGGGGCCAGATGTCCTTCTGGGGCGCGACCGTCATCACCAACCTGTTCTCGGCGCTGCCGGTGATCGGCGAGACGATCGTCACCTTCCTGTGGGGCGGCTACTCGGTCGACAACCCGACGCTGAACCGCTTCTTCTCGCTGCACTTCCTGCTGCCCTTCATGATCGCCGGCGTCGTCGGCCTGCACATCTGGGCGCTGCACCATGTCGGCCAGAACAACCCGACCGGCGTCGAGGTCAAGGACGTCAAGAAGGACACCGTTCCCTTCACGCCCTATGCGACCATCAAGGACCTGTTCGGCATGGTCTGCTTCATGCTGGTCTTCGCCTGGTTCGTCTTCTATCAGCCGAACTTCATGGGCCACGCCGACAACTACATCCCGGCCAATCCGGCTTCGACGCCTGCCCACATCGTGCCGGAATGGTACTTCCTGCCGTTCTACGCGATCCTGCGCGCCATTCCCGACAAGCTCGGTGGCGTGCTCGCCATGGGCGGCGCGATCGTGATCCTCGCCTTCCTGCCCTGGATCGACACCTCCAAGGTCAAGTCGATGACCTACCGGCCGATCGCGCGCCAGTTCTTCTGGATGTTCGTGCTGGTCTGCATCGGCCTCGGCTATCTCGGCGCCATGCCGGCCGACGAGCCCTATGTCACGATCTCGCGCATCCTGACGGTGCTGTATTTCGGCTTCTTCGTGGCGCTGGCGCTGATCGGCATCTTCGAACGGCCGGCCCCGCTGCCGACCTCCATCGCCGACTCGGTGCTCGGCGGCTCGGGCGCACGCCTCGGCCACGCCACCGCCTCGGCACCGCAGGCCAAGGGCTGA
- the petA gene encoding ubiquinol-cytochrome c reductase iron-sulfur subunit: protein MAHATDTTGTEPTRRDFLMLTTGAFAAVGTAAVVVPLLGQLAPDAQVVAAGAPIDLDLAPIAEGQAIKLFWRGKLIFVRNRTKKEIDEAKAVDVATLRDPQTDEQRTKAGHERYLIVYGNCTHLGCVPLGTASGEPKGEFDGWFCPCHGSHYDSSGRIRKGPAPLNLPVPPYAFTADTKIKIG, encoded by the coding sequence GTGGCGCACGCGACCGATACGACTGGCACCGAACCCACCCGCCGCGATTTCCTGATGCTGACGACCGGCGCTTTCGCTGCCGTCGGCACCGCCGCCGTGGTCGTGCCCCTGCTCGGGCAGCTGGCTCCCGACGCGCAGGTCGTCGCTGCCGGCGCGCCGATCGATCTCGACCTCGCCCCGATCGCGGAAGGCCAGGCGATCAAGCTGTTCTGGCGCGGCAAGCTGATCTTCGTGCGCAACCGCACCAAGAAGGAGATCGACGAGGCCAAGGCCGTCGATGTCGCGACGCTGCGCGATCCGCAGACCGACGAGCAGCGCACCAAGGCGGGCCACGAGCGCTATCTCATCGTCTACGGCAATTGCACCCATCTCGGCTGCGTGCCGCTGGGCACCGCCTCCGGCGAGCCCAAGGGCGAGTTCGACGGCTGGTTCTGCCCCTGCCACGGCTCGCACTACGATTCCTCCGGCCGCATCCGCAAGGGTCCCGCGCCGCTGAACCTGCCGGTGCCGCCCTACGCGTTCACCGCGGACACCAAGATCAAGATCGGCTGA